A genome region from Deltaproteobacteria bacterium includes the following:
- a CDS encoding YfhO family protein: protein MKGWRGAYVAAAVLVVAYHYRLALPGIALINNDFRSLFIPLRACLQNTLREGSWPFWQRGMFLGYPILGDIQFQLFNPFTWLTLPLHPARGITVQSLIELCLCSAGMAFWMKQRGLKATEAVFAGAAFALCLKQTVHLHHWTFASSTCAWPWMLAGLDGFAATGRARFAVLTALATAGTWIGSSPQMAYFGTGLAFLYALALAPELLRRSREHAAVGLCAIPIGVALAAPLLLPVHEMNALGPRGAGVTYRFAASWSWPDRSVWTAMLLPRAWGGRPDFRGPMNYWELQGYLGLLPMALLFATPLRQRRNWLLLAVALLGVWVSFGEHAWLDLHRFAVRWAPGYGGFRNPTRALMLTAFCVAALAAEGLDRLREQPRARWLVLAGLGIVGICVALAAAFPAGYFIQGLRDDAEVAVWLLAASAVWAFFARADWRWAAVAIPLFIADVKVQCWDSPEVGPAAREARALEPFAETVPKAPLPRRVAAVLEWEEANAVLTRGWEGVTGYGPTPIERVLRLFEATWTGAIRPQKQINEDENFPRFRTDSPLTPLFAAPLLVADREASVPAIARDGAVRLYRLPALPRVFWTGAWQQASDERSSFLLAQAARGALAVLPEPIAQPSGPPGPATAAEHVEVRANEVTAQLAAPADGLAVVLEPWFPGWKLTVDGAPAPLLRANFLFMATPLKAGVHTLRLTYFPARLLPGIAVAILAAALLVLLCKLTMHRVDTRSTGGYFPPP, encoded by the coding sequence GTGAAAGGCTGGCGCGGCGCGTACGTCGCCGCGGCCGTGCTCGTCGTCGCCTACCACTACCGCCTGGCGCTCCCCGGCATCGCGCTGATCAACAACGACTTCCGCAGCCTCTTCATCCCCCTGCGCGCCTGCCTGCAGAACACGCTGCGCGAAGGTTCCTGGCCGTTCTGGCAGCGGGGCATGTTCCTCGGCTATCCGATCCTCGGCGACATCCAGTTCCAGCTCTTCAATCCTTTCACCTGGCTGACGCTGCCGCTGCACCCGGCGCGCGGCATCACGGTGCAGTCGCTGATCGAGCTTTGTCTCTGCAGCGCCGGGATGGCCTTCTGGATGAAGCAGCGCGGCCTGAAAGCGACAGAGGCCGTGTTCGCCGGCGCCGCATTCGCGCTCTGCCTCAAGCAGACGGTCCACCTGCATCACTGGACGTTCGCTTCCTCGACCTGCGCCTGGCCCTGGATGCTGGCCGGCCTCGACGGCTTCGCCGCCACAGGCCGCGCCCGCTTCGCCGTGCTGACGGCGCTCGCCACCGCGGGAACCTGGATCGGGAGCTCGCCGCAGATGGCGTACTTCGGCACCGGCCTCGCCTTCCTCTATGCGCTGGCGCTCGCTCCGGAGCTCCTCCGCCGCAGCCGCGAGCACGCCGCGGTCGGTCTCTGTGCAATTCCCATCGGCGTCGCCTTGGCCGCGCCGCTGCTGCTCCCGGTCCACGAGATGAACGCGCTCGGTCCCCGCGGCGCCGGCGTGACCTACCGATTCGCCGCTTCCTGGAGCTGGCCGGATCGCTCCGTGTGGACGGCGATGCTGCTGCCGCGCGCCTGGGGAGGGCGCCCCGATTTTCGCGGCCCGATGAACTACTGGGAGCTTCAGGGCTACCTGGGCCTGCTTCCCATGGCGCTGCTCTTTGCCACTCCGTTGCGCCAGCGCCGCAACTGGCTGCTGCTCGCCGTCGCCCTTCTCGGTGTCTGGGTCTCCTTCGGCGAACATGCCTGGCTCGATCTGCACCGCTTCGCCGTCCGCTGGGCGCCGGGATACGGCGGCTTTCGCAATCCGACCCGCGCGCTGATGCTGACCGCGTTCTGCGTCGCGGCCCTCGCCGCCGAAGGCCTGGACCGCCTGCGCGAGCAGCCGCGCGCCAGATGGCTGGTGCTCGCCGGGCTCGGCATCGTCGGCATCTGCGTCGCGCTCGCCGCGGCCTTTCCCGCCGGCTACTTCATCCAGGGCTTGCGCGACGACGCGGAGGTGGCGGTCTGGCTGCTCGCCGCATCGGCCGTGTGGGCCTTCTTCGCCCGCGCCGACTGGCGCTGGGCAGCCGTCGCCATTCCGCTCTTCATCGCCGACGTCAAAGTCCAGTGCTGGGACTCTCCGGAGGTCGGGCCGGCTGCCCGCGAGGCGCGCGCACTGGAACCGTTCGCCGAGACTGTGCCGAAGGCGCCCCTACCGCGCCGGGTCGCCGCCGTGCTCGAGTGGGAGGAAGCGAACGCCGTGCTCACGCGCGGCTGGGAAGGCGTCACCGGCTACGGCCCGACGCCCATCGAACGCGTCCTCCGCCTCTTCGAAGCGACTTGGACCGGCGCCATCCGGCCACAAAAGCAGATCAACGAGGACGAGAACTTCCCCCGCTTCCGCACCGACTCGCCGCTGACGCCGCTCTTCGCGGCGCCGTTGCTCGTCGCTGACCGCGAGGCCAGCGTCCCCGCCATCGCCCGCGACGGCGCCGTCCGCCTCTACCGCCTGCCCGCCCTGCCGCGCGTCTTCTGGACGGGCGCATGGCAACAAGCCTCCGACGAACGCTCGTCGTTTCTATTGGCCCAGGCCGCGAGGGGCGCGCTGGCCGTGCTCCCGGAGCCGATCGCGCAACCGTCGGGTCCACCGGGGCCGGCAACAGCCGCCGAGCACGTCGAAGTCCGCGCCAACGAGGTCACCGCGCAGCTCGCCGCGCCCGCCGACGGCCTCGCCGTGGTGCTCGAGCCCTGGTTCCCCGGCTGGAAGCTCACCGTGGACGGCGCACCCGCCCCGCTGCTGCGCGCGAATTTCCTCTTCATGGCGACGCCGCTGAAAGCCGGCGTGCACACGTTGCGCCTCACCTACTTCCCCGCTCGCTTGCTCCCTGGGATCGCCGTCGCCATCCTCGCGGCCGCACTGCTGGTTCTCCTCTGTAAACTCACGATGCACCGCGTTGACACCCGATC